A single region of the Vicia villosa cultivar HV-30 ecotype Madison, WI linkage group LG4, Vvil1.0, whole genome shotgun sequence genome encodes:
- the LOC131596446 gene encoding endo-1,4-beta-xylanase 1-like, whose translation MKRFFTCCVSKFHSHSKLKKSQSQVMAGNISNPSGSNAANILLNHDFSDGLNSWHPNSCKGYVISAKAGDQAGISMESDRNYAVITDRNECWQGLEQNITDRISVGSAYTVSAFVGVSGPGISQESADVKATLKLEYHGSDTQYLFIGSTSVVKGSWEKLEGTFSLSTKPDRVIFYLEGPAPGVDLLIRSVDINCSSPNNNTLSTVGCVSTGDENIIINPQFEDGLNNWSGRGCKIVLNDSMADGRIVPKSGKLFARATERTQAWNGIQQEITGRVQRKLAYEITALVRIYGNNVTSADVRATLWVQTPDYREQYIGIANVQATDTDWVTLQGKFLLNGSPSKVVLYLEGPPSGTDILVNSLVVKHAAKTPPSIPPNAKNVIFGLNIIENSNLSDDTKGWFPLGSCTLNVKTGSPHIVPPMARDSLGPHELLSGRYIHVTNRTQTWNGPAQVITDKVKLFLTYQVSAWVRIGSGSSGPQNVNVALGADDQWINGGQTEVSDKQWHEIGGSFRIEKQPSKLMVYIQGPASGVDLMVAGLQIFAVDRRARFRYLKMQTDKIRKRDVVLKFSGLDASSYVNTTVQVRQTRNDFPIGTCISRSNIDNEDFVNFLVKHFNWAVFANELKWYWTEAQQGNLNYKDADDLLSLCEKYKIETRGHCIFWEVEQTVQPWIKSLNNNDLMTAVQNRLTSLLTRYKGKFSHYDVNNEMLHGSFYQDRLGKDIRANMFKTANQLDSSATLFVNDYHIEDGCDTKSCPNKYTQHILDLQDQGAPVGGIGIQGHIDNPVGPIVCSSLDKLGILGLPIWFTELDVSSANEYVRGDDLEVMLREALAHPAVEGIMLWGFWELFMSRDNAHLVNAEGDINEAGKRFLALKQEWLSHSHGHVDELGQFNFRGFYGTYNVDIVTPSKKISKTFVLDKGDNPMMVSIDL comes from the exons ATGAAGAGGTTCTTCACATGTTGTGTTTCCAAATTTCACTCTCACTCGAAGCTTAAGAAATCTCAGTCTCAG GTAATGGCAGGAAACATTTCTAATCCAAGTGGGAGCAATGCTGCTAATATTTTGCTGAATCATGACTTCTCTGATGGGCTCAACTCTTGGCATCCCAATTCTTGCAAAGGCTATGTAATTTCAGCCAAAGCAGGCGATCAAGCTGGAATTTCGATGGAGTCGGATCGTAATTATGCTGTTATCACTGACCGGAACGAATGCTGGCAAGGTCTTGAGCAAAATATCACAGACAGAATTTCGGTTGGTTCCGCTTACACGGTTTCGGCTTTTGTTGGAGTGTCTGGCCCTGGCATTTCTCAGGAATCTGCTGATGTAAAAGCTACACTGAAACTAGAATATCATGGTTCGGATACACAATATTTGTTCATTGGAAG TACTTCTGTTGTAAAGGGTAGCTGGGAAAAGTTGGAAGGAACATTTTCACTGTCTACTAAACCTGACCGGGTTATATTTTATTTGGAAGGACCGGCTCCTGGAGTTGACCTGCTTATAAGATCAGTAGACATCAATTGCTCCAGTCCAAATAACAAT ACCTTAAGCACAGTAGGATGTGTTTCTACTGGAGATGAAAACATCATAATAAATCCTCAATTTGAGGATGGCCTGAATAATTGGTCTGGAAGAGGCTGCAAGATTGTGTTGAATGATTCCATGGCAGATGGTAGAATTGTTCCAAAGTCTGGGAAATTGTTTGCACGCGCAACAGAACGAACACAAGCCTGGAACGGAATTCAGCAGGAGATAACTGGACGCGTGCAGCGCAAATTGGCCTATGAAATCACTGCTTTGGTTCGGATATATGGCAACAATGTCACTAGTGCCGATGTTCGAGCTACTTTGTGGGTTCAAACACCAGATTACCGAGAACAGTATATAGGCATTGCAAA TGTACAGGCAACAGATACAGATTGGGTGACACTGCAGGGAAAATTTCTTCTAAATGGTTCTCCATCAAAAGTGGTCCTTTATTTAGAGGGCCCTCCTTCTGGCACTGACATTCTTGTTAATAGTTTGGTTGTAAAGCATGCTGCTAAAACACCTCCTTCTATACCACCAAATGCAAAG AATGTTATTTTTGGGCTTAATATAATTGAGAACAGCAATCTATCTGATGACACCAAAGGTTGGTTTCCCCTTGGTAGCTGCACTTTAAATGTTAAAACCGGTTCTCCTCATATAGTTCCACCAATGGCAAGAGATTCTCTTGGACCTCACGAACTCCTAAGTGGTCGCTACATACATGTAACGAATAGAACACAAACTTGGAATGGTCCTGCTCAGGTTATCACTGACAAAGTGAAGCTCTTTTTGACTTACCAAGTATCTGCTTGGGTCCGGATTGGTTCTGGTTCAAGTGGGCCGCAGAATGTGAATGTTGCCCTTGGTGCTGACGACCAGTGGATCAATGGAGGACAGACCGAGGTTTCGGATAAGCAGTGGCATGAAATTGGTGGATCCTTTAGAATTGAAAAGCAACCATCAAAGCTTATGGTTTATATCCAAGGTCCTGCTTCTGGTGTAGATTTAATGGTTGCTGGACTTCAAATTTTCGCCGTTGATCGACGTGCAAGGTTTAGATATTTAAAGATGCAGACAGACAAG ATCCGGAAGCGTGATGTGGTCCTAAAATTCTCTGGGCTAGATGCTAGCAGTTACGTTAACACCACGGTGCAAGTTAGGCAAACACGAAATGATTTCCCGATTGGAACATGTATTAGCCGATCAAACATAGACAATGAAGATTTTGTCAACTTCCTTGTGAAACATTTCAACTGGGCTGTgtttgcgaatgagctgaagtgGTATTGGACTGAGGCACAACAAGGGAATTTAAATTACAAAGACGCTGATGATCTTTTAAGCTTGTGTGAAAAGTACAAGATAGAAACTCGTGGACACTGCATCTTCTGGGAAGTAGAACAAACCGTTCAACCATGGATTAAGTCACTGAATAATAATGATTTGATGACGGCAGTTCAAAACCGTTTAACCAGTCTTTTAACTCGTTACAAGGGTAAGTTCAGCCACTACGATGTTAACAATGAAATGCTGCATGGTTCATTTTACCAAGATAGATTAGGCAAAGATATAAGGGCAAACATGTTCAAAACTGCAAACCAACTCGATTCATCAGCTACATTGTTTGTGAATGATTATCATATTGAAGACGGATGCGACACAAAATCGTGTCCAAATAAATACACTCAACACATTCTTGATTTGCAAGACCAAGGTGCGCCAGTTGGCGGAATTGGAATTCAAGGTCATATTGATAACCCAGTTGGGCCTATTGTTTGCTCTTCGCTTGATAAATTAGGTATTCTTGGATTACCGATATGGTTTACTGAACTTGACGTGTCTTCTGCGAATGAATATGTGAGAGGTGATGATCTTGAAGTTATGCTACGAGAAGCTTTGGCTCACCCTGCTGTTGAAGGGATAATGTTGTGGGGATTCTGGGAGTTGTTTATGAGTAGAGATAATGCACATTTGGTTAATGCAGAAGGTGATATTAATGAAGCTGGTAAAAGGTTTCTAGCTTTGAAACAAGAGTGGCTATCTCATAGTCATGGTCATGTTGATGAGCTAGGTCAATTCAACTTTAGAGGGTTTTATGGAACATATAATGTGGATATTGTGACACCATCAAAGAAAATTTCTAAGACATTTGTGCTTGATAAAGGTGACAACCCAATGAT